TTCCAGAACGTAACGTTGGGTACGGCCGTTTCGCTTGGCTACGCTTACGAATTCCTGGTAAAGCCTGGCGTCGATTTCAGGAGCGAATTTGACGGTTTCTTTCTTTGCCATGACCATCCCGCACTTACAAAAATCACCGGACAATTATCGGCCGGTCACCTAGACCGGGTCAACATTAATCTAGATTTATATAGACACGGCAGAATATGGGAAGTGGACCACTAAGCAGGTCCCAGTTTGCCGCCTTGAGTTGCTAGGGCTTTTTCGCCGTCTCCGGCGAGCACTGGCCGCGCAGCAGCGCCCATTCCTCGCACTCTGCGCCGTTGGGAAAGACACATACGCCGTATTCGCTGCCATCGGCCTTCTTGCGGATCACCGTCTTGCCTCCCCGCTTGCCGCAGTTCACCGAGGCGGGGTTGGCCAGGGTAGCGTTCCTTGGATCGGCTTCCAGCAGTGCTTTCTGCTGGGGAGTCAAAACGGCCTGCAGCTTGGCATTGGACTCCTTCATCACTGTGAAGCCTTTTGCCGACCGCCGGTCCTCGGCGGGCAGGGCTCGTATTTGTTGCCGCATCTCCTGCGCCAGGCTGATGATCTGAGTCCGCTGTTCGGGCGTAAGTTTCAGATCGCCCGCGACATCTGTGGGTATCCGCAGGGCTCGCAGCGAGGCAAACAATTCCAGCGTCGCCGGAACCCTCTGCTGTTGCTCTTTGGAGAGCGCTGCCATCATCTGATTGGTCGTGTCTTGCGTCAGGACCGTGCTCTTCTCGAACTTTTCATCCTCACTCAGCTTTGCCTGGCCCTGTATCGATATGAGGCTCGCAAAGTAGGATTTCTGAAGTTCGTTGAACTTGTCCTGCTGCTCTTGGTTTAATTCCAGGTAGGGTGTCAGTGCCGGGATCGACGCCGGAGCCAACTGCAGCAATCTCTCGTTAGCGTCAGACTCCTCCCCGGGTTTACTCTCCTGGGCTTCCACGGCCAGCGCCGAAACTACCACCAGCAAACCAGTGGCAAGCAGCCATAGACGTCGCTTGTGAAGCGCTAAGAGCACACTCATATGCATGTTCTTGATCTGGATTTTGGGCGGCGACCCCATCGTAGGAATAAGGCTGGCGGATTGTCAATCGCCCGGCTACGTGGTTTTTCAGCGAACAGCAGAGCCAACAGGCGCAAATAAGTCGCCCCTCAGTTCTGAACTCCACCGAGGGGCCTTGAACTCACGAACGCCCTCACTTCTGCTTGGCGATCACCATATCCTTAATCTTGTTGTACGTCGCTTGCGGGATCACCTTCTTTTTCACCAGGTCCGTCTTAGCGTGATACGGACGGTTGTCGATGATCTTCTGCGAATAGGCGTCCCCGATTCCCGGCAGAGCTTGCAGTTGCTCTTTGCTGGCGGAGTTCAGATCCACCAGGTTACCCGCGTCGGCGGCAGCCGCCGACGGCTTCTTGGTTTCTCCTTTGGAACTGGCGCCCTGCGCCCCGGCTAGGTTGCTGAAGATCAGCAAGGCGCACAGCGTCGCCACCACCGTAAACCACAAACGTGTCCGCTTCATGATTGCCCTCCGATTTGGCAGTCCGTTCGAGACCGGGCGTCCATAACCCCCAGTCACCCGATCGCAAGCGTAAATATGCCCGCGAAACTCTAACCGAAAGCCCCGATTTCGCCAAGCGGCTCCAGTGCGCTTGGTTGACAGGCACTCTGCTTGCGTTTCTATCGAATCACGTGGGAACGAATCACGTGGGAACGGACGTCCCGTCCGTTCCGGCGGAGCGCAACTCCGCGGCACAACCGGCTAGGCTGCTTCCCGCTTCCCCCGGCCCACACTCTCATAAACTTCCAGGATGCGCCGCACCGAGCACTCCCAGGAGAACTTCGCAGCCTGCTCATATCCGCTGCGCTTCAGCTTTTCCCGCAAGGGCTGATCCAGGATTGCCCGGTACAGCCCGCGCATGATCTCAAAAACATTCTCCGGATTCACTTGCAGCGCCGCGTTGCCCACAACTTCCGGTAGCGACGAAGTATTGGACGTCACCACCGGCGTCCCATGCGACATGGCTTCCAGCGGCGGCAGCCCGAAGCCTTCATACAGGGAAGGGAAGACAAATACCTTCGCGGCATCATAGAAGATGCGCAGCACGTCGATAGGGACGAACCCCAGGAAGCGCACATCATCCTTCACCCCGCTCTTGATCACCGTCCGCCGCAGGTCGGGATGACGGGAAAGTTCATCGCCGATGATGATCAGTTTCAGATCCGGGAAGCGGCCTTCTTTCTGCAGTTCCGTCTTTAACGCGGAGAAGGCTTCGATTATGCGGATCAGATTTTTCTGCGGCCCGATTCTCCCCGCATAAAGAATGAACGGATACCGCACCTGGTAGCGTTCGGCAATGAACAGCTTCTCCGCTTCCGTGGCATGCCCTCGCAGGAAGCGGTCGTCGATGGCGTTGTAGATCACCTCGATGTTGTCCCCGGAAATCCCAAATAACCCGCGGATATCCTTCTTGGTGAAATTCGATACCGCTAGGATTCGGGCCGCGTGCGTCAACACCCGTCTCGTGGAGAGGAACCGCAGGTTCCGCATCAGGCCCCTCCCATTCGTGGAACGGTACATGTAATCCAGCACGTCGTGCACGGTGACTACGTAAGGACAGGGAATTCCATACGGCGGTGTCCAGAACAACGAAGGCATGTGCACCAGGTCGCACTTCTGCTCCCGCAACAGCCGGCGCAATCCCCAGTAGCCCCGCGATGTATCTGGAGCGAACAGAAAATTGACTGCAGAAAAATTTGTTGGGAGCTGGCCAAATTCCCACAGGCGATCGCTTTCGCCAATCAGGACATATTCATTTTGCCGATCGATTTTTCCCAGCGTCCGCACCACGTTGCGGATATAGGTGCCCACTCCGAAGTCGTGCATCGACCGGATGTCGATCGCAATTTTCACGCCGATAGTGTAGCCCCGAACGCAAGCCTGGTTGAGATAACGGCCGCGCCTTCCTATGCCCAGGGAACCGCATGCGCGCTGGCCCGGGCACGGCGCTCGGCATAGAGCGGAAACGCTTCCGCCAGCTCCAGCACCTGCTGCCGGATCCCCGCCAGGCGATCGGCCTCGTTGCGGTGGTGAAGAGCCTCGGCGATCCAGTGTGCGATCTGCCGCATTTCCCCCTCCCGCATCCCGCGCGTGGTTACCGCCGGCGAACCGATGCGAATTCCGCTGGGCTTCAGCGGAGGATTGGTGTCGAACGGAATAGCATTCTTG
The nucleotide sequence above comes from Terriglobales bacterium. Encoded proteins:
- a CDS encoding DUF333 domain-containing protein, with the protein product MSVLLALHKRRLWLLATGLLVVVSALAVEAQESKPGEESDANERLLQLAPASIPALTPYLELNQEQQDKFNELQKSYFASLISIQGQAKLSEDEKFEKSTVLTQDTTNQMMAALSKEQQQRVPATLELFASLRALRIPTDVAGDLKLTPEQRTQIISLAQEMRQQIRALPAEDRRSAKGFTVMKESNAKLQAVLTPQQKALLEADPRNATLANPASVNCGKRGGKTVIRKKADGSEYGVCVFPNGAECEEWALLRGQCSPETAKKP
- a CDS encoding helix-hairpin-helix domain-containing protein; the encoded protein is MKRTRLWFTVVATLCALLIFSNLAGAQGASSKGETKKPSAAAADAGNLVDLNSASKEQLQALPGIGDAYSQKIIDNRPYHAKTDLVKKKVIPQATYNKIKDMVIAKQK
- a CDS encoding glycosyltransferase family 1 protein, with amino-acid sequence MKIAIDIRSMHDFGVGTYIRNVVRTLGKIDRQNEYVLIGESDRLWEFGQLPTNFSAVNFLFAPDTSRGYWGLRRLLREQKCDLVHMPSLFWTPPYGIPCPYVVTVHDVLDYMYRSTNGRGLMRNLRFLSTRRVLTHAARILAVSNFTKKDIRGLFGISGDNIEVIYNAIDDRFLRGHATEAEKLFIAERYQVRYPFILYAGRIGPQKNLIRIIEAFSALKTELQKEGRFPDLKLIIIGDELSRHPDLRRTVIKSGVKDDVRFLGFVPIDVLRIFYDAAKVFVFPSLYEGFGLPPLEAMSHGTPVVTSNTSSLPEVVGNAALQVNPENVFEIMRGLYRAILDQPLREKLKRSGYEQAAKFSWECSVRRILEVYESVGRGKREAA